A single region of the Pseudorhodoplanes sp. genome encodes:
- a CDS encoding branched-chain amino acid ABC transporter permease, with protein sequence MMGRLTQELSLRGLVLLGLLFAALLAAPFLINDYLLTILIIILYFAYVGQAWNIMMGFAGQLSLGHALYVGLGAYTTAALYVHYGVSPWIGILVAVPVAMICGAIIGFLAFRFSVAGVYFAILTIAFAEFARVGFDHFSWVGGSSGFFLPVANYTQNDLWNLRGKPIMFYYLILALTVLAFVICRSLLRSRIGYFWLAIREDEEAARSLGINAFRYKMYAVVLSAGLTSLAGVFFAFYYNNLFPEQVFHISRSIELILAPIIGGVGTLFGPILGAFLLTGLSETMHSILYSLGVDIPGAKQVFYGICLLLVVMLLPDGVWPWLYRRLGLSGDKP encoded by the coding sequence ATGATGGGCCGGCTGACCCAGGAGCTGTCGCTGCGCGGACTGGTGCTGCTCGGCCTGCTGTTCGCCGCGCTTCTGGCCGCGCCGTTCCTCATCAACGACTATCTGCTCACCATCCTGATCATCATCCTCTATTTCGCCTATGTCGGTCAGGCCTGGAACATCATGATGGGATTCGCCGGGCAGTTGTCGCTCGGGCACGCGCTCTATGTCGGCCTCGGCGCCTATACAACGGCGGCGCTCTATGTCCATTACGGCGTCTCGCCCTGGATCGGAATTCTGGTGGCGGTGCCGGTGGCGATGATCTGCGGTGCGATCATCGGATTTCTGGCCTTCCGCTTCAGTGTCGCCGGCGTCTATTTCGCAATCCTGACCATCGCGTTTGCTGAATTTGCCCGTGTTGGCTTTGATCATTTCAGTTGGGTCGGCGGGTCCAGCGGATTCTTCCTGCCCGTCGCGAACTACACGCAGAATGATCTGTGGAATCTGCGCGGCAAGCCGATCATGTTCTATTACCTGATTCTGGCGCTGACCGTTCTGGCCTTCGTGATCTGCCGTTCCTTGTTGCGCAGCCGCATCGGCTATTTCTGGCTTGCCATTCGCGAGGATGAGGAGGCCGCGCGGTCGCTCGGCATCAACGCATTCCGCTACAAGATGTATGCTGTCGTTCTTTCCGCCGGCCTGACGTCGCTGGCGGGCGTGTTCTTCGCGTTCTATTACAACAATCTCTTTCCGGAGCAGGTGTTTCACATCTCCCGTTCGATTGAATTGATCCTGGCGCCGATCATCGGCGGTGTCGGCACCCTGTTCGGACCGATCCTCGGCGCATTCCTGCTGACCGGCCTGTCCGAGACCATGCATTCGATCTTGTATTCGCTGGGCGTCGATATTCCGGGCGCGAAGCAGGTCTTTTACGGAATTTGCCTGCTGCTGGTCGTGATGCTGTTGCCGGACGGGGTCTGGCCATGGCTGTACCGCAGGCTCGGTTTGTCGGGAGACAAGCCATGA
- a CDS encoding branched-chain amino acid ABC transporter permease, giving the protein MPAEIYLNVAVGGLLTGLVYGLMALGLSVIFGVIRVVNFAHGEMMTIAMYIAIMLFSAFNLDPLVMLVPIAAVLFALGYVMQAGLINPFINRPEHSQFILLVAVALIMVNGLLIIFGPDARNVQTSYSFDSFQVGPLIVDATKVYAGLAAITVAAALFAFFRFSFLGQAIRACADNYIGALVVGLDVKRLYALTFGLGAACVGAAGAILVLIIDVTPPLGPAYTLLAFVIVITGGLGSMPGALLGGILIGMTEALAGLFFTPSAKSMFAFGILVLVLLFRPQGIMGRKAA; this is encoded by the coding sequence GTGCCCGCAGAAATCTACCTGAATGTCGCCGTCGGCGGCCTGCTGACCGGCTTGGTCTATGGACTGATGGCGCTTGGCCTGTCGGTCATTTTCGGCGTGATCAGGGTTGTCAATTTCGCGCATGGCGAGATGATGACAATCGCGATGTATATCGCGATCATGCTTTTTTCCGCCTTCAATCTTGATCCACTGGTAATGCTGGTGCCGATCGCGGCCGTGCTGTTCGCGCTCGGCTATGTCATGCAGGCGGGACTCATCAACCCGTTCATCAATCGGCCCGAGCATAGCCAGTTCATATTGCTGGTCGCGGTTGCGCTCATCATGGTCAACGGGCTGCTGATCATTTTTGGTCCGGACGCCCGTAACGTGCAGACGTCCTATTCGTTTGACAGCTTTCAGGTCGGTCCGCTGATCGTCGACGCCACCAAGGTATATGCGGGCTTGGCCGCTATCACGGTGGCGGCGGCCTTATTCGCATTCTTCCGCTTCAGCTTTCTCGGTCAGGCGATCCGCGCCTGCGCTGACAATTACATCGGCGCGCTGGTCGTCGGGCTTGATGTCAAGCGCCTCTATGCGCTGACCTTCGGTCTTGGCGCGGCCTGCGTGGGCGCCGCCGGGGCGATCCTCGTGCTGATCATTGACGTGACCCCGCCGCTCGGACCGGCCTACACGCTCCTTGCCTTCGTCATCGTGATCACCGGCGGGCTCGGCTCAATGCCCGGCGCCTTGCTGGGCGGGATCCTGATCGGCATGACCGAAGCACTGGCTGGATTGTTCTTCACGCCGTCCGCCAAAAGCATGTTTGCCTTCGGGATATTGGTGCTGGTGCTCCTGTTCAGGCCGCAAGGCATCATGGGAAGGAAAGCGGCATGA
- a CDS encoding ABC transporter substrate-binding protein, translated as MSSNSSKSGHAGFKVTRRTFAAGLGATGFVAGTAPFNIVRGQGAALKVGVLLPRSGYQAGIGQDCQRGVEIAGGILKDLGYPSLQIMNADTESNVDNARAQAEKLINGGAQLLVGAFDSGQSTAIAQVAEQKGIPYVINIAAAPQITEQGYKFVFRNFHTAGMILGGAFKNQKEVFAIAGSAPKSVVFMHVNDTFGTAMQKGIGAVMPKFDMPYKVVETIAYDPAARDLSVEVAKAKATGAEALLVVSRLNDAILLTRELVKQRWSPMAIMSMGPGWYEDQYLKTLGKLSDGPMTFVPWYDPNKKVSKMLEAALAKAHPGVNVNTNHVYTFEALMVAADAYKRAGSTDPKALADAIRKTNITENVSTGPGIMFNEKGQNDKLEITGIQNRGGKLPTIAPKVAAIAKPELPMTPYNKR; from the coding sequence ATGAGCTCTAATTCATCGAAATCCGGACATGCGGGTTTCAAGGTCACCCGCCGCACTTTCGCTGCCGGTCTCGGCGCGACGGGCTTTGTGGCCGGCACTGCACCGTTCAACATCGTGCGCGGGCAGGGCGCGGCCCTGAAAGTCGGCGTGCTTTTGCCGCGGTCGGGCTACCAGGCCGGTATCGGCCAGGATTGCCAGCGCGGCGTCGAAATCGCAGGCGGCATCCTCAAGGATCTCGGCTATCCGTCGCTGCAGATCATGAACGCCGACACCGAGTCCAACGTCGACAATGCGCGTGCACAGGCAGAAAAGCTGATCAATGGAGGCGCGCAGCTTCTGGTCGGCGCCTTCGATTCCGGCCAGAGCACGGCCATCGCCCAGGTCGCGGAGCAGAAGGGCATTCCCTATGTCATCAATATTGCCGCTGCCCCGCAGATTACGGAGCAGGGCTACAAGTTCGTCTTCCGCAACTTCCATACCGCGGGCATGATCCTCGGCGGCGCCTTTAAGAATCAGAAGGAAGTCTTCGCAATCGCAGGCTCTGCGCCGAAGTCAGTCGTGTTCATGCATGTAAACGATACCTTCGGCACGGCCATGCAGAAGGGCATCGGCGCTGTCATGCCGAAATTCGATATGCCCTATAAGGTCGTCGAGACCATCGCCTACGATCCGGCCGCGCGCGACCTCTCTGTGGAAGTTGCCAAGGCCAAAGCCACCGGCGCTGAAGCGCTGCTCGTCGTCAGCCGTCTCAACGATGCGATCCTGCTTACGCGCGAGCTGGTCAAGCAGCGCTGGTCGCCCATGGCAATCATGAGCATGGGCCCGGGCTGGTACGAGGACCAGTATCTGAAGACGCTTGGCAAGCTCTCCGATGGCCCGATGACCTTCGTGCCGTGGTATGATCCAAACAAGAAGGTGAGCAAGATGCTCGAGGCGGCGCTCGCCAAGGCACATCCCGGCGTCAACGTGAACACCAACCATGTCTATACGTTCGAAGCCCTGATGGTGGCGGCGGACGCCTATAAGCGTGCAGGCTCGACCGATCCGAAGGCGCTGGCCGACGCGATCCGAAAGACCAACATCACCGAGAACGTGTCGACCGGTCCCGGCATCATGTTCAACGAGAAGGGCCAGAACGACAAACTAGAGATCACCGGAATTCAGAATCGCGGCGGCAAACTGCCGACGATTGCACCCAAGGTAGCGGCGATCGCAAAGCCTGAATTGCCGATGACCCCCTACAACAAGCGCTGA
- a CDS encoding MarR family transcriptional regulator, with the protein MGPLDGHLGYYIRRVQVWVFQDFIRSLAPLEIRPAQYSVLTVIGANPGLSQSDLADALAIERARLVHVLDKLEKRGFTERQASPHDRRSHALHLTAEGQKVLKQAKALAVRHEANLMKTLGEENYKAMLGIFRQFGQRD; encoded by the coding sequence ATGGGCCCGCTGGACGGGCACCTCGGCTATTATATCCGCCGTGTTCAGGTCTGGGTTTTTCAGGATTTCATCCGCAGCCTGGCGCCGCTGGAAATCCGTCCCGCCCAGTATTCCGTGCTTACGGTGATCGGCGCCAATCCGGGGCTGTCGCAATCCGATCTGGCTGACGCCTTGGCGATCGAACGCGCCAGGTTGGTGCATGTGCTGGACAAACTGGAAAAGCGCGGCTTCACCGAACGGCAGGCGTCGCCGCATGATCGCCGCTCACACGCCCTGCATCTTACGGCCGAGGGCCAGAAAGTGCTTAAACAGGCCAAGGCACTGGCGGTGCGGCACGAGGCGAACCTGATGAAGACGCTGGGCGAGGAGAATTACAAGGCGATGCTCGGCATTTTTCGTCAGTTCGGTCAACGCGACTGA
- the paaG gene encoding 2-(1,2-epoxy-1,2-dihydrophenyl)acetyl-CoA isomerase PaaG, which produces MDEILVEKRPGFRVLTLNRPERLNAFTETMQQALKAAISEAEADEDCRALLLTGSGRAFCAGQDLNERVTATGDIVVPGEALEKYYNPLVKKLRSLPFPVVAAVNGIAAGAGCNVALACDIVLASRSATFTQVFARIGLIPDAGGTWILPRLVGQARARGLALLAEPLAAERAEAWGLIWKAVEDDALMAEAEALCAHFATAPTYGLGLIKQALDASEDNDLSTQLDLERKLQRQAGSHEDYKEGVRAFLAKRKPIFSGKR; this is translated from the coding sequence ATGGACGAAATCCTTGTCGAGAAGCGGCCCGGCTTTCGGGTTCTCACTCTGAATCGGCCGGAGCGGCTGAATGCTTTTACCGAGACCATGCAGCAGGCGCTCAAGGCCGCCATTTCGGAAGCGGAAGCCGACGAGGATTGCCGGGCGCTGCTGTTGACCGGCTCAGGCCGCGCATTTTGCGCCGGACAGGACCTGAACGAGCGCGTCACTGCCACTGGCGACATCGTCGTACCGGGCGAGGCGCTGGAAAAATACTACAATCCACTGGTCAAAAAGCTGCGCTCGCTTCCCTTTCCCGTCGTCGCGGCAGTGAACGGCATTGCAGCGGGCGCGGGCTGCAACGTGGCGCTCGCCTGCGACATCGTGCTGGCATCCCGCTCGGCAACTTTCACGCAGGTGTTCGCGCGGATTGGGTTGATCCCAGACGCCGGCGGGACGTGGATTTTGCCCCGTCTTGTCGGACAGGCGCGGGCACGCGGACTGGCGCTGCTGGCGGAGCCGCTGGCCGCGGAGAGAGCCGAGGCATGGGGACTGATCTGGAAGGCGGTCGAGGACGACGCGCTGATGGCCGAGGCGGAAGCGCTCTGCGCCCATTTCGCGACGGCCCCGACCTATGGACTTGGTCTGATCAAGCAGGCGCTTGATGCATCGGAGGACAACGACTTATCCACTCAACTCGATCTCGAGCGCAAATTGCAGCGACAGGCCGGCTCGCATGAGGATTACAAGGAGGGCGTTCGCGCCTTCCTTGCCAAGAGAAAGCCTATCTTTTCCGGCAAACGATAG
- the ureG gene encoding urease accessory protein UreG yields MKNPHGPLRVGVGGPVGSGKTALMDALCKKLRDRYEIAAITNDIYTKWDAEYLVRSGALAAERIAGVETGGCPHTAIREDASINLAAVAEMRQKFPDLDLVLIESGGDNLAATFSPELADITIYVIDVAAGDKIPSKGGPGITRSDLLVINKIDLAPYVGASLEVMDRDAKKMRGQRPFVFANMREGKGVDEVARFIEEKGGLGV; encoded by the coding sequence ATGAAAAATCCCCACGGCCCCCTGCGTGTTGGTGTCGGCGGTCCGGTCGGCTCGGGCAAGACCGCGCTGATGGATGCACTCTGCAAAAAGCTGCGGGACAGATACGAGATCGCCGCCATCACCAACGACATTTATACGAAGTGGGACGCCGAATATCTGGTGCGCTCAGGTGCGCTCGCCGCCGAGCGTATCGCTGGCGTCGAGACCGGCGGCTGCCCGCACACCGCCATTCGCGAAGATGCCTCGATCAATCTCGCCGCGGTCGCCGAGATGCGGCAGAAATTTCCCGACCTTGATCTCGTGCTGATCGAATCCGGCGGCGACAATCTCGCCGCGACCTTTTCGCCGGAGCTCGCCGACATCACCATCTATGTCATCGACGTCGCCGCCGGCGACAAGATTCCGTCCAAGGGCGGCCCGGGCATTACGCGCTCGGATCTGCTCGTCATCAACAAGATCGACCTTGCGCCTTATGTCGGCGCCTCGCTTGAGGTGATGGACCGCGACGCAAAAAAGATGCGCGGGCAGCGGCCATTCGTCTTCGCCAACATGCGCGAAGGCAAGGGTGTTGATGAGGTCGCGCGCTTCATCGAGGAGAAGGGCGGGCTGGGTGTTTAA
- a CDS encoding urease accessory protein UreF has product MAWLSPSYPVGAFSYSSGIEWAVEASDIRDAATLKDWLAVMMETGSGFCDAIFLVQAHRAAAAGNQDTLRDIAELAAAFAPSKERHLETTAQGRAFLEATRAAWPCKALDRLTDIWDGPVAYPVAVGVASAGHGIAADAALHAFLHAIAANWISAGVRLIPLGQTDGQRVLAALEPVIAATAQRALEATLDDLGSATFRADLASMRHETQYTRLFRS; this is encoded by the coding sequence ATGGCCTGGCTCTCGCCTTCGTATCCGGTCGGCGCCTTTTCGTATTCGAGCGGCATCGAATGGGCGGTGGAGGCCAGCGACATCCGCGACGCCGCAACGTTGAAAGACTGGCTGGCGGTGATGATGGAGACGGGCAGCGGCTTCTGCGACGCGATCTTTCTTGTGCAGGCGCATCGCGCGGCGGCAGCAGGCAATCAAGATACGTTGCGGGATATTGCCGAACTCGCGGCCGCGTTTGCGCCGTCAAAGGAACGGCATCTTGAAACAACCGCGCAGGGCCGCGCCTTTCTCGAGGCGACGCGCGCGGCCTGGCCATGTAAGGCTCTCGATCGATTGACTGACATCTGGGATGGTCCGGTGGCCTATCCCGTCGCGGTCGGTGTCGCGTCCGCGGGGCACGGCATCGCGGCGGATGCGGCTTTGCATGCATTCCTGCATGCCATCGCGGCGAACTGGATTTCTGCCGGCGTGCGTCTGATCCCGCTCGGACAGACTGACGGCCAGCGTGTGCTGGCGGCGCTTGAACCGGTGATCGCTGCGACTGCTCAGCGTGCACTTGAAGCGACGCTCGACGATCTTGGCAGCGCCACCTTCCGCGCCGATCTTGCCAGCATGCGGCACGAGACCCAATACACGCGATTGTTCAGGAGCTGA
- a CDS encoding urease accessory protein UreE, which yields MHRVSSIVSAGQWNDSIAVDRVILDADDRQRRRIVLTGEQGTKILLDFDKPMTLRDGDGLVLEDGAIVRVCGQPEELVEIKASSPRDFVRLAWHLGNRHTDVQIVGERIRIRRDHVLEEMLRGLGAQVTPVNAAFDPATGAPHGHAHGHGHDHHGHAHHDHSHSNDHHQGHGHSHHYGQKHER from the coding sequence ATGCACCGCGTTTCCTCAATTGTGTCCGCCGGCCAGTGGAACGACTCCATCGCCGTCGATCGCGTCATCCTCGACGCCGACGACCGCCAGCGGCGGCGCATTGTGCTGACCGGCGAGCAGGGCACGAAGATCCTGCTCGATTTCGACAAGCCTATGACATTGCGCGACGGCGATGGGCTTGTGCTGGAGGACGGCGCCATCGTGCGGGTCTGCGGTCAGCCGGAGGAACTCGTCGAAATCAAAGCATCCTCGCCGCGCGACTTCGTGCGGCTGGCCTGGCATCTCGGCAACCGCCACACCGACGTGCAGATCGTGGGCGAGCGCATCCGTATCCGCCGCGACCATGTGCTGGAGGAGATGCTGCGCGGCCTCGGTGCGCAGGTGACGCCGGTCAACGCTGCGTTCGATCCGGCAACCGGCGCGCCGCATGGGCATGCGCACGGCCACGGTCACGATCATCACGGCCATGCCCATCACGACCATAGTCATTCGAATGACCATCACCAAGGACATGGCCACTCCCACCACTACGGCCAGAAGCATGAGCGGTAA